In one window of Demequina sp. NBRC 110054 DNA:
- the hisH gene encoding imidazole glycerol phosphate synthase subunit HisH: MARVSTPTVCVFDYGFGNVRSATRALEHVGAEVHLTADRDVAMNADGLIVPGVGAFAAVMEGLKEARGDQIVGRRLSGGRPVLGICVGLQVMFSKGVEHGVETDGLDQWPGTVERLQVPVVPNMGWAKVEPPEGSVLFDGIADERFYFVHSYGARKFPLGTTEDTGRFRAPLVTWSEAGTVEQSDRFVAAVENGPLMATQFHPEKSGEAGLALLRNWVQSL; this comes from the coding sequence CTGGCGCGGGTGAGCACCCCCACCGTCTGCGTCTTCGATTACGGCTTCGGCAACGTCCGCTCTGCGACCAGGGCCCTCGAGCACGTGGGCGCCGAGGTGCACCTGACCGCCGACCGCGACGTCGCGATGAATGCCGACGGCCTCATCGTCCCCGGTGTGGGCGCGTTCGCGGCCGTCATGGAGGGCCTCAAGGAGGCGCGCGGCGACCAGATCGTCGGCCGCCGCCTCTCCGGAGGACGCCCGGTTCTGGGTATCTGCGTGGGTCTCCAGGTGATGTTCTCCAAGGGCGTTGAGCACGGCGTCGAGACCGACGGCCTCGATCAGTGGCCCGGCACCGTCGAGCGGCTCCAGGTACCTGTCGTGCCGAACATGGGCTGGGCCAAGGTCGAGCCGCCCGAGGGCTCCGTGCTGTTCGACGGGATCGCCGACGAGCGCTTCTACTTCGTGCACAGCTACGGCGCGCGCAAGTTCCCGCTCGGCACCACCGAAGACACCGGCCGCTTCCGCGCACCGCTCGTCACGTGGTCGGAGGCCGGAACCGTGGAGCAGTCGGATCGCTTCGTCGCGGCGGTCGAGAACGGCCCGCTCATGGCCACGCAGTTCCACCCCGAGAAGTCGGGTGAGGCGGGCCTCGCGCTGCTGCGCAACTGGGTGCAGTCGCTCTAG
- the hisB gene encoding imidazoleglycerol-phosphate dehydratase HisB → MSRTGRIERATSESQVLVELDLDGTGVTDIDTGVPFYDHMLTALGKHSLMNLTVKATGDVHIDSHHTVEDIAICIGEALKEALGTKAGISRFGDALVPLDEALAQCVVDVSGRPYFVHTGEPVGQATHLIGGNFAGSLTAHALESIAHHAGICVHMRVLSGRDPHHIVEAQFKALARALRAAVTEDPRIAGIIPSTKGAL, encoded by the coding sequence ATGAGCCGTACCGGACGCATCGAGCGCGCCACGAGCGAGTCGCAGGTGCTCGTCGAGCTGGATCTGGACGGGACCGGTGTCACGGACATCGACACCGGCGTGCCGTTCTACGACCACATGCTCACGGCGCTCGGCAAGCACTCGCTCATGAACCTCACCGTCAAGGCGACCGGCGACGTGCACATCGACTCGCATCACACGGTCGAGGACATCGCGATCTGCATCGGCGAGGCGCTCAAGGAGGCGCTCGGCACCAAGGCAGGCATCTCGCGCTTCGGCGACGCCCTGGTCCCGCTCGACGAGGCTCTCGCGCAGTGCGTCGTCGACGTGTCGGGCCGTCCCTACTTCGTGCACACGGGAGAGCCCGTCGGCCAGGCCACGCACCTCATCGGCGGCAACTTCGCAGGCTCGCTGACCGCGCACGCGCTCGAGTCGATCGCGCACCACGCGGGGATCTGCGTGCACATGCGCGTGCTGTCGGGCCGCGACCCGCACCACATCGTCGAGGCGCAGTTCAAGGCGCTCGCCCGCGCGCTGCGCGCCGCCGTCACGGAGGACCCGCGCATCGCTGGCATCATCCCGTCGACCAAGGGCGCGCTGTAG
- a CDS encoding histidinol-phosphate transaminase, whose product MTLPLRPDLEGLKPYGAPQLDVEARLNVNENPYLPPDSVVDSIATAVRKAASSLNRYPDRDAEGLRGDLAAYLASESDADFLRTENLWAANGSNEVMLHLHQAFGGPGRKVLSFAPTYSMYPEYARDTLTEYVTFPRSDDFTLDVDAAVAAIAEVQPSMVIVASPNNPTGTALPLDHTVALLEAADKVEAGCLVVVDEAYAEFRHVGVPSALSLLPTQPNLVVSRTMSKAFAMAGGRLGYLAASAEIVDALQIVRLPYHLSAVTQATARAALAHARELQAQVAEIRAERDDTVAWLTAQGYTVADTDANFALFGPFEDREKVFEGLLERGVLIRVTGPEGWLRVSIGTPQEMALFRSALLEVTA is encoded by the coding sequence ATGACTTTGCCCCTGCGCCCCGACCTCGAGGGCCTCAAGCCGTACGGCGCCCCGCAGCTGGACGTGGAGGCACGGCTCAACGTCAACGAGAACCCGTACCTGCCCCCGGACTCGGTGGTCGACTCGATCGCGACGGCGGTGCGCAAGGCGGCCTCGAGCCTGAACCGGTACCCGGACCGCGACGCCGAGGGCCTGCGCGGGGACCTCGCCGCCTACCTGGCCTCCGAGTCCGACGCGGACTTCCTGCGGACCGAGAACCTGTGGGCTGCCAATGGCTCCAACGAGGTGATGCTCCACCTCCACCAGGCCTTCGGCGGCCCGGGGCGCAAGGTGCTGAGCTTCGCGCCCACCTACTCGATGTACCCCGAGTATGCGCGCGACACCCTCACCGAGTACGTGACGTTCCCGCGCTCGGACGACTTCACGCTCGACGTCGACGCGGCGGTCGCCGCGATCGCCGAGGTGCAGCCGTCGATGGTGATCGTCGCGAGCCCGAACAACCCGACGGGCACGGCCCTGCCGCTCGACCACACGGTCGCGCTGCTCGAGGCTGCCGACAAGGTCGAGGCCGGCTGCCTCGTCGTCGTCGACGAGGCCTACGCGGAGTTCCGCCACGTCGGCGTGCCGAGCGCGCTGAGCCTGCTGCCGACCCAGCCGAACCTCGTCGTGAGCCGGACCATGTCCAAGGCCTTCGCGATGGCCGGCGGTCGCCTCGGCTATCTCGCGGCATCGGCCGAGATCGTCGACGCGCTCCAGATCGTGCGTCTGCCGTATCACCTGAGCGCGGTCACGCAGGCGACGGCCCGCGCCGCGCTCGCGCACGCGCGAGAGCTCCAGGCCCAGGTCGCGGAGATCCGCGCCGAGCGCGACGACACGGTCGCGTGGCTCACGGCGCAGGGCTACACGGTCGCGGACACGGACGCGAACTTCGCGCTGTTCGGTCCGTTCGAGGACCGCGAGAAGGTGTTCGAGGGACTGCTCGAGCGTGGGGTGCTGATCCGTGTCACGGGTCCCGAGGGTTGGTTGCGCGTGTCGATCGGCACGCCGCAGGAGATGGCGCTGTTCCGCAGCGCCCTGTTGGAGGTCACCGCATGA
- a CDS encoding Nramp family divalent metal transporter yields the protein MTSTLTPSEEGQDARPRNPIRRVATLLGPAFVAAIAYVDPGNVAANLTAGAEYGYLLMWVLVVSNAMAVFIQYSSAKLGLVTGRSLPELLGERLGRGTRITYWAQAEIVAAATDLAEVIGGAIALYLLFDIPLVLGGLIVGIVSLGLLRVQSNRGQRPFEFVIMGLLAIIAVGFLVGLLFTDTQWGEAAEGLVPRFDGAPTVLLAASMLGATVMPHAIYLHSSLSRDRHGSGHGHGRLKELLHATKWDVGLSLIIAGGVNIGMLMLAAGALRGVDGTDSIEGAYAAIDGALGPVIAAIFGVGLLASGLASTSVGCYAGSAIMGGLIHRRIPLIVRRSITLIPALIILGSGVSPTWALVISQVVLSIGIPFALIPLVRLISDRSLMGMHAAGVGTKAVAWTVVAAIVALNAVLLVLTFTGDVSIG from the coding sequence ATGACCAGCACGCTGACCCCCAGCGAGGAGGGCCAGGACGCGCGTCCGCGGAATCCGATCCGGCGCGTCGCCACGCTGCTCGGCCCGGCCTTCGTCGCCGCGATCGCGTACGTCGATCCCGGCAACGTCGCGGCGAACCTCACCGCGGGTGCGGAGTACGGCTACCTGCTCATGTGGGTCCTCGTCGTGTCGAACGCGATGGCGGTCTTCATCCAGTACTCGTCCGCCAAGCTCGGCCTCGTCACGGGCCGCAGCCTGCCCGAGCTGCTGGGGGAGCGGCTCGGCCGCGGCACGCGCATCACCTACTGGGCGCAGGCCGAGATCGTCGCGGCCGCGACGGACCTCGCCGAGGTCATCGGCGGTGCGATCGCGCTCTACCTGCTCTTCGACATCCCGCTCGTGCTGGGTGGCCTGATCGTCGGCATCGTCTCGCTCGGCCTGCTGCGCGTGCAGTCGAACCGCGGCCAGCGCCCCTTCGAGTTCGTCATCATGGGCCTGCTCGCGATCATCGCGGTCGGCTTCCTCGTCGGTCTGCTCTTCACCGACACGCAGTGGGGAGAGGCCGCGGAGGGCCTGGTCCCGCGCTTCGACGGCGCACCGACCGTGCTGCTCGCCGCCTCGATGCTCGGCGCGACCGTCATGCCGCATGCGATCTACCTGCACAGCTCGCTGTCGCGTGACCGGCACGGCTCGGGTCACGGGCACGGAAGGCTCAAGGAGCTGCTCCACGCGACCAAGTGGGACGTGGGCCTGAGCCTCATCATCGCGGGCGGCGTGAACATCGGCATGCTCATGCTCGCCGCCGGCGCCCTGCGCGGCGTCGACGGCACCGACTCGATCGAGGGCGCCTACGCCGCGATCGACGGCGCGCTCGGCCCCGTCATCGCCGCGATCTTCGGTGTCGGGCTGCTCGCCTCGGGCCTCGCCTCGACCTCCGTCGGCTGCTACGCGGGCTCCGCGATCATGGGCGGCCTCATCCACCGTCGGATCCCGCTCATCGTCCGCCGCTCGATCACGCTGATCCCCGCGCTGATCATCCTCGGCAGTGGCGTGAGCCCCACGTGGGCGCTCGTGATCTCGCAGGTGGTGCTGAGCATCGGCATCCCGTTCGCTCTCATCCCCCTCGTGCGGCTCATCTCGGACCGCTCTCTCATGGGCATGCATGCCGCGGGCGTCGGCACGAAGGCGGTGGCCTGGACCGTCGTCGCCGCGATCGTCGCGCTCAACGCGGTGCTGCTCGTGCTCACCTTCACGGGCGACGTGAGCATCGGCTGA
- a CDS encoding RecQ family ATP-dependent DNA helicase yields the protein MTETLTMRNAAEAALRALVGREDASLRADQWTAIEALVARRSRALVVQRTGWGKSAVYFVATRLLRDAGAGPTIIVSPLLALMRDQIAAAGRAGISAVTINSANVTEWDAVHESIAAGDVDVLLCSPERLNNPQFRDTVLPRLAADAGLVVIDEAHCISDWGHDFRPDYRRIRTLLASLPSGIPVLATTATANARVTDDVAEQLGVTGDSASAEVLVLRGPLDRESLHLAVLDLPDPAARVAWLAQSLGSLEGSGIVYCLTVSAAEEVASQLRAAGLAVGAYTGRTDPAEREQLEQDLKDNRVKALVATSALGMGFDKPDLAFVVHLGAPSSPIAYYQQVGRAGRGVDRAVVALLPGREDRAIWDWFGSQAFPPEDTVRATLAALNAESPTSVPALETAVELSRSRLEAMLKVLDVDGAVRRVQGGWIATGAPWSYDAERYAKVAATREAEQRTMLAYQRAERCRMAFLREVLDDPELAPGWACGRCDVCGGVALPEAPTEESVSRAQEALNVVGVEVVARRQWPSGMQTLGVNLRGRIAPEEQASPGRAIARLDGLGWSGMLRDLFAARSEDGTPVDAELPVPLRHAAVQVLDEWPDRGRINGVVGIDSTTRPAMMSHLPAGLARYLGVPVLGTVRPAPGREEPTRHDVNSAQRLAAVAARLRWEPAAETSVGGARVLLVDDQTESGWTLTVAARELRLAGAQEVLPFVLGVR from the coding sequence ATGACCGAGACGCTCACGATGAGGAACGCCGCGGAAGCCGCGCTGCGTGCGCTCGTCGGCCGCGAGGACGCGTCGCTGCGCGCGGATCAGTGGACCGCGATCGAGGCGCTCGTCGCGCGCCGCTCGCGCGCGCTCGTGGTCCAGCGCACGGGCTGGGGCAAGTCCGCGGTGTACTTCGTCGCGACGCGCCTGCTGCGGGACGCGGGCGCCGGGCCCACGATCATCGTCTCCCCGCTGCTCGCCCTCATGCGCGACCAGATCGCAGCGGCCGGGCGTGCGGGGATCAGCGCGGTGACGATCAACTCCGCCAACGTCACCGAGTGGGACGCGGTGCACGAGTCGATCGCCGCCGGCGACGTCGACGTCTTGCTGTGCTCGCCCGAGCGGCTCAACAACCCCCAGTTCCGCGACACGGTGCTGCCGCGTCTCGCGGCGGACGCGGGGCTCGTCGTGATCGACGAGGCGCACTGCATCTCCGACTGGGGGCATGATTTCCGTCCCGACTACCGACGCATCCGGACTCTGCTGGCGAGCCTGCCGTCGGGCATCCCCGTGCTCGCAACCACGGCGACCGCCAACGCGCGCGTGACCGACGACGTCGCGGAGCAGCTCGGCGTGACCGGAGACTCCGCGTCCGCGGAGGTGCTCGTGCTGCGCGGACCGCTCGACCGGGAGTCGCTCCATCTCGCGGTGCTCGACCTGCCCGACCCCGCGGCGCGCGTCGCCTGGCTCGCGCAGTCGCTCGGCTCACTCGAGGGCTCGGGCATCGTGTACTGCCTCACCGTCTCCGCCGCCGAGGAGGTCGCGTCGCAGCTGCGTGCCGCGGGGCTCGCCGTCGGCGCGTACACGGGCCGCACCGACCCGGCCGAGCGCGAGCAGCTCGAGCAGGACCTCAAGGACAACCGGGTGAAGGCGCTCGTGGCGACGTCCGCGCTCGGGATGGGTTTCGACAAGCCCGACCTCGCCTTCGTCGTGCACCTTGGCGCGCCCTCGTCCCCGATCGCCTACTACCAGCAGGTGGGCCGCGCGGGTCGTGGCGTCGACCGCGCCGTCGTCGCCCTGCTTCCCGGGCGCGAGGACCGCGCGATCTGGGACTGGTTCGGCTCTCAGGCCTTCCCTCCCGAGGACACCGTGCGCGCGACCCTCGCGGCGCTGAACGCGGAGAGTCCCACGAGCGTCCCCGCGCTCGAGACCGCGGTGGAGCTCAGCCGCTCCCGGCTCGAGGCGATGCTCAAGGTGCTCGACGTCGACGGCGCGGTGCGCCGGGTCCAGGGAGGCTGGATCGCGACGGGCGCCCCCTGGAGCTACGACGCCGAGCGCTACGCCAAGGTCGCCGCGACCCGCGAAGCCGAGCAGCGGACCATGCTCGCGTATCAGCGCGCCGAACGCTGCCGGATGGCCTTCCTGCGCGAGGTGCTCGACGATCCCGAGCTTGCACCCGGCTGGGCGTGCGGGCGATGCGACGTCTGCGGTGGAGTGGCGCTTCCCGAGGCACCGACCGAGGAGTCCGTGTCCCGCGCGCAGGAGGCGCTCAACGTGGTCGGCGTCGAGGTCGTCGCTCGCCGACAGTGGCCCAGCGGCATGCAGACGCTCGGCGTCAATCTGCGTGGACGCATCGCCCCTGAGGAGCAGGCGTCGCCCGGTCGTGCCATCGCGAGGCTCGACGGCCTCGGCTGGTCGGGGATGCTGCGCGACCTTTTCGCCGCGCGTTCCGAGGACGGGACGCCCGTTGACGCCGAGCTGCCGGTGCCGCTTCGCCATGCGGCCGTGCAGGTGCTCGACGAGTGGCCCGACCGAGGCCGGATCAACGGCGTCGTCGGCATCGATTCGACCACCCGCCCGGCGATGATGAGCCACCTGCCAGCGGGGCTCGCCCGCTACCTCGGCGTTCCCGTGCTCGGCACCGTGAGGCCCGCGCCCGGACGCGAGGAGCCCACGCGGCACGACGTGAACTCCGCGCAGCGGCTCGCGGCCGTCGCCGCGAGGCTGCGGTGGGAGCCGGCCGCGGAGACATCGGTCGGGGGCGCGCGCGTGCTCCTGGTCGACGATCAGACCGAGTCCGGATGGACGCTCACGGTCGCGGCCCGCGAGCTGCGGCTCGCGGGCGCGCAGGAGGTGCTGCCGTTCGTGCTCGGAGTGCGCTGA
- the hisD gene encoding histidinol dehydrogenase has protein sequence MLSRIDLRDRDLTTRELLEVVPRAEVDVAAALQTVLPILADVRERGEHALREYGERFDGAVPSSLRVPAAEIEDALTTLDPAVREGLEEAITRVRAFHVATVPPPVKVELAPGATVSQRWIPVGRVGLYVPGGLAVYPSSVVMNVVAAQSAGVKAIAVTSPPQREFGGSVHPTILAACALLGVDEVYAVGGAQAVGMLAYGAEAADGSVLCEPVDVITGPGNVYVAAAKRAVNGVVGIDSEAGPTEIAIVADDSADADYVAADLLSQAEHDPMAGSVLITDDADLAERVETALLARAQATKHVARTKEALTGIQSAVILTGSLEQSIQVADAYGAEHLEIHTRDAAEVAGRIRNAGAIFVGPHSPVPLGDYLAGSNHVLPTGGTARFASGLNVVSFLKAVSVIEYDAGALAEVGRKVIALANAEDLPAHGEAIAARLERG, from the coding sequence ATGCTCAGCCGTATCGACCTGCGTGACCGCGACCTCACCACCCGCGAGCTGCTCGAGGTGGTTCCCCGCGCGGAGGTGGACGTCGCCGCCGCGCTCCAGACCGTCCTGCCGATCCTCGCCGACGTGCGCGAGCGAGGCGAGCATGCGCTGCGCGAGTACGGCGAGCGCTTCGACGGTGCGGTGCCTTCGTCGCTGCGCGTCCCGGCCGCGGAGATCGAGGACGCGCTGACGACTCTCGACCCCGCCGTCCGCGAGGGGCTCGAGGAGGCGATCACGCGCGTGCGCGCCTTCCACGTCGCGACGGTCCCGCCGCCCGTGAAGGTCGAGCTCGCGCCCGGTGCGACCGTGTCGCAGCGGTGGATCCCGGTCGGACGCGTCGGCCTGTACGTGCCCGGCGGGCTCGCCGTCTACCCGAGCTCGGTCGTCATGAACGTGGTCGCGGCGCAGTCCGCGGGCGTGAAGGCGATCGCCGTCACGAGCCCGCCGCAGCGTGAGTTCGGAGGCTCGGTGCACCCGACGATCCTCGCGGCATGCGCGCTGCTCGGCGTTGACGAGGTCTACGCGGTCGGAGGCGCCCAGGCGGTCGGCATGCTGGCCTACGGCGCCGAGGCCGCGGACGGATCGGTGCTGTGCGAGCCGGTCGACGTCATCACGGGCCCGGGAAACGTCTACGTGGCCGCCGCGAAGCGCGCGGTCAACGGCGTCGTCGGCATCGACTCGGAGGCCGGCCCGACTGAGATCGCGATCGTCGCGGACGACTCCGCTGACGCGGACTACGTCGCCGCGGACCTGCTCAGCCAGGCCGAGCACGACCCGATGGCGGGCTCGGTCCTCATCACCGACGACGCGGACCTCGCCGAGCGCGTCGAGACGGCGCTGCTCGCGAGGGCCCAGGCGACCAAGCACGTCGCGCGCACCAAGGAGGCCCTCACGGGCATCCAGTCGGCCGTGATCCTCACGGGCAGCCTCGAGCAGTCCATCCAGGTCGCCGACGCGTACGGCGCGGAGCACCTCGAGATCCACACGCGCGACGCAGCCGAGGTCGCCGGGCGCATCCGCAACGCGGGCGCGATCTTCGTCGGTCCGCACAGCCCGGTGCCGCTCGGTGACTACCTCGCCGGCTCGAACCACGTGCTGCCCACGGGTGGCACCGCGCGCTTCGCGTCGGGCCTGAACGTCGTGAGCTTCCTCAAGGCGGTGTCGGTCATCGAGTACGACGCCGGCGCGCTGGCCGAGGTAGGCCGCAAGGTGATCGCGCTCGCGAACGCCGAGGACCTTCCGGCGCACGGAGAGGCGATCGCTGCGCGTCTCGAGCGGGGCTGA
- a CDS encoding VOC family protein, translated as MSGWPVIAFVPAEDQPRAVEFYTEVLGARLVEDDGFAAVCEMGGTMVRIVEPRDFSPQPFTVLGWEVRDIEAEVARLVAEDVRFEHLGSAEGSDVWTAPNGDRVAWFHDTEGNLLSLSEHVNPVSGQD; from the coding sequence ATGAGCGGATGGCCCGTGATCGCCTTCGTGCCGGCCGAGGATCAGCCTCGCGCGGTCGAGTTCTACACCGAGGTGCTCGGGGCGAGACTCGTGGAGGACGATGGCTTCGCCGCGGTGTGCGAGATGGGCGGCACGATGGTCAGGATCGTCGAGCCCCGCGACTTCTCGCCGCAGCCCTTCACGGTCCTGGGCTGGGAGGTGCGGGACATCGAGGCCGAGGTCGCTCGGCTCGTCGCGGAGGACGTGCGCTTCGAGCATCTCGGCTCGGCCGAGGGCTCCGACGTGTGGACGGCCCCGAACGGCGACCGCGTCGCCTGGTTCCATGACACCGAGGGCAACCTGCTGTCGCTGTCGGAGCACGTCAACCCGGTCTCCGGACAGGACTAG